Within the Rosa rugosa chromosome 2, drRosRugo1.1, whole genome shotgun sequence genome, the region AAGACCTCGTCGTCGTCCATGTTCCGCAAAACACGGACCTCGCCCATGACCGACCGGACATGTCTCACTGCCTCGACGATGTTGCCGGTGCCGGCCTCGCCTTTGGTCCGGATCATGGCGGCGCCTTCCCGGATGCGGCGGAGGGCCTCGCCGAGGTTGCGGCAGCCGCAGACGAAAGGGACCTGGAAGTCGTGCTTGTTGATGTGGTTGTCGTCGTCGGCGACGGTCAGGACCTCTGACTCGTCGACGTAGTCGACTCCGATGGCCTCGAGGATCTGTGCCTCGGCGAAGTGGCCGATGCGGCACTTGGCCATGACGGGGATGGTGACGGAGCGTTTGATCTCTTTGATGAGTTGAGGGTCGGACATGCGGGCGACGCCACCGTGGGCGCGGATATCGGCGGGGACTCGCTCGAGGGCCATGACGGCGCAGGCGCCGGCTTCCTCGGCGATGCGGGCCTGGGCGGGGGTGACGACGTCCATGATGACGCCGCCGCGGAGCATTTGGGCGAGGCCCACTTTGACGGGGTAGGAGGACTTCTTGGCGCTGCCGGTCTCGTAGATGGCGCCCTTGCCGTACACGGTGACGACTCCGCTGTCGGCCATTTTTTGGAGGTGATCGGAATCAAAGAGCGAGCGAGAAATgacgaagaggaagaaggaggtGGGTGTGTGAGTGCAGAGAAAATAATGTTATTATGTGAATGGGCAGAAATGGCTACATAATTAAATCACCAAAATGGAGAGTCATAGTTTCCAATCTCTATTTTTGGCAACCATGATTTCCTCTTTACAATTTCTGGATTTTCTGTTAGGATTTTGTTTAGAATTATTTTTTTGCAATATCTATTCATTTTGATTAATTGTACAAATATGTTGCATGGTTGAGTGATTATGAGATATCCCAGTAACAAATGTTTGTAATTCAGGGGATAATTTGATGGACCAAGAATATCTAATCACCTATATAGGATAGTTTTACGTACGGTATATTAAGTAAACTTATTAGCTGGTAGACTTAATtcaatacaaaagtaaattagTTTGATAGGGAAGTTGAGTAATTTCATACTAGTCTACTAATTAATAGAGTCAGTCTACATCTGAATCAAAATACTCTACTTAATGTATCGCAGACGAACCTCACATATGTATTATGTATATGTGTTTGGTGAATTGTGTAtttattaattgattttttgttaagtaaatttaattcgtaaattttTGTGTACAAGTTATTTTGTCAGTGAGTTGTGCTTTGTTAGTTAGTCACATGTTTAAAGCTGACAAACATCATAGGATGTATGAGATTTTATAAAATAgtagttctattcatacctcttgAATTGCTATTTGGACCCCCTCTCTTAATTTAAACCATTGAACTTCTTATTTTGCCCTTGTATGCATATTACCTTTTACATCTGCATACGATCAAATGTCCAGACCATTCACCATCCACTATCAATTTACCGGTTAATTTCTTTGATACAGTAGGAGCTGAAGAATCAATTCTCACCTTCAATGACAACGAGGATGGTTAATTCTTAATTGATAGATGGAAGAGCTCAATTTATTCCACTGCAACCTACCACccagacaaaagaaaaataaagcaaGAGGCCAAGAGAGAAATATTAATCCACACGAGCAAACTATTTCTTCAAGGCTGAAGCTAAAACTTCTTTAATCATACAAAGTCACCCTCAAATGCCAAGTTTTGCCAGTTCCTCTCATGATGAGCGAAGGTCAATTAAGCACCAGAAGCCTATAACTTTATATGCAAGCTTCAACAAGAAGAAAATAGTAAATTTTATAAAAATTAGAAGAggtctaaaaagtaaattataagatttgaatagaaccacccttataaaataaataaaagataaatGATAATTTAGGAGCACTTTTAAGGTTGTTAAATAGTTACACTTGGATCAATTCCCTCTCGAAGAGAGACTTTTATTATTGGACTGAGTTATATATAGTTAGCGACAGATTGTCAGATTATCTATTTTCGTTTTGTTCTTAATTAGCAACATTAAAGTAGTTCAATGGAGAAGTAAGCAAGATATGTGAGACAAAAAAAGAGATTAAAGGAATAGTTTTTGGAACAGAAAAACTAATGAATGGTGAAGGACTGCAAGTGCCTTGATAGATATATTCGCATTTCCGTGCAACAACATTTGACAAGCTGGTGGGTTCACAAATCAATGAATCATTAACGAAAATGTCACGTAGTGGTTTGTCTTTAAAGGAGAAGATAATATTAATTATATAAGGCAATGCATCATGCATGCATCATCTTACGAAAAACTTCTACCGTCCATTATAATGGTATACATTGTAGTCTGTATTGATATTATTAATCCGTATCACATGTGTTTGTTCATGATTAGtttacttaatttttttttttcaacccatAGTGCCCGTTTAATTCAAATAATATTATTGACTTGAACCACCACATGACAATACCCACGTGGTAATCCAGGCTTCATTCAATTGTTTTTAGTCCTTCTCCATTATTACATGTTATTCTAGTATTCGTTTTCGAAAGTTTGAAATTTTAGCTTCTAAAATTTCGGTACTATAGACTTACgaaaattttgataaatatCGAAACATATTGAAAACTtaacatttattttgaaatattttgaATATAGTTCAAATATCGGGGATACATCTACAGTATATTGATATATCAATACATCACGTAAACTATGCTTGATATAAAAGTAGACTGGCTAGATATAAAAGTAGACTAATTCAAGATCAAGTCAAACTAATATATGGAGTTAGTCTACCTCTGCATCAAATCCGATCTACTTAATGCATTAGTACATTGATATACTAACAATATTGTAGAACTTTATCAAATATCAATAAGATTAAGTTGTGAAAATTAACataattttgaagaaaataaacaTTGACTTAAACATCAAATGTTGTGTCTCAATGCAGCAAAACTTAtttaaataatataaataacggGCGTAGGGCTGAACCTCTCAGTTAGGTTGGGTTCCAAATccccttttccaaaaaaaaaaaaaaaagttgtgcaCACTATAAAATTCTAAGTATGCACCTTACGTAATTGTGGCTAATGCTTGGTGTGACTACACATACTCGTGACTATTGAGTATTATTTGTAACACCATCACAACTATAACAATATACCAATTAAGATTTAAGCACAACAAAAATTATAAACTCTAGGCAACTCATCTATCCAAATTTAGACATCAACTGTGACTACACATACTCGTAAGTCGTGACTAATGAGTATTATTTGTAACACCATCACAACTATAACAATATACCAATTAAGCAcaacaaaaattataaattcTAGGCAACTCATCCATCCAAATCGTATGTAGCATATATAATTCTTATCATTTGATAAATTTTATATGATGCTATCCAAATAATGAAATTCTCAGTATTGGAGTTAAATTCCAATTTATTCTTAGTTGCTAAGAGGAGGAAGTGTTCAGACATGATCCCCTGACACGGATTAATCTCTGGACCTAAGAAGCCTTTGAGAAACCGTGCgatctcgataaaaaaaaatttgtgaaaTTATATTTTTCATCATTTAAAAATTTCAGTAAACATTACAAACATTATTCGAACAGACCGCGCGTAAGAAACTTTATATGTATCGCGACTAAAACAAAGAATTCTGAACATGACAAAAGCATAATTTGCTACCAATGCTTGGTTGAATGAATTATCAGTCTTTTTactaattgaaaaaagaaataaccaaATGCAACATAACCTTCGCCCTACAACCACCATACCTAGCTTTCATTTACAGTCCAGCATTTGTTGTGATATCTGAATATTAGTATCATTGAGATTGTGAATTGAACACAAAAAATGATAGGAGTAGTTGTGCACCATAGAGACAATTGGAGGAAGATGACTTATCAATTTGCTTTAGGAATATTTTTAAGACAAAATTATCGTATTTAGATTTAAGCTTGGTAGTTCAGACTCATACTTTTTAATTTCAGACCGGTGATGCTTAGGATTTTTAATTTTAGATCTATAATTAACTAATTACCGGTCTGAATTCCATCCTCGATTTAACCAGGTGAACTATGATTTTATCAACAATCTTTGTTATCATCAGACACATTCTCTCTTTTGATCTTTGTCTATTTTCCGGTCTCTTCCAACATCCCTAACATTTTATCAACATAAGCATTACAATATATTAGTGAGAAGAAACACTACAACCAAAATACTAATTTATAAAAATGAGATTTGAGCATAAAATGTACCACTTTTTCCATGCTGCTTAAGTGATCACCTAAATGAGTTTTTTAACAATTATATGCATATGGTACCACTTCTATTGAGAACTTAAACATGTAGTTGCTATGTTAACAACATTATGAATGTGAAATCTGACATGCCACATGCATTGCAGAACGATTTAACAGCGGAAGTATGTGACTAAAAGCAAGATTAGTGTGGTATTGAATCATAGTTGGTCATATTTGACATATAGAAACGCAGATTATAACTTGCATAGAGATCTCACACTGAACATGGTTTGCCAGCAAAAAACAGAACTGTAATCCATGGAAACTTGCAAACTGCAAAAAGCTTTTACCATTTCTCTTTTTATTCCATCACAAGGTCAAAACGTTTGAAGAACAAAAGGATACATGCCTTATGCCTACTTACAGTGCAAAGCATTAGTGCAAACTGTTAAGAAGAAAAGCGATCAACGGAAATTACACAGCATAATGTGTAGAGATGCAACACTCAACTCTCATTCCTGGTAGGCTGTACACTTGAGCATCAGTAAGGTAATGTCCTCTTTACCAAAACGATGTTGGTACGAGTTGTAAAAGAATTTTCTTTATACAATTTCGGGCCAATACGGTGCAGCTAGCACTCCACCATATCGCCAAGCAACATGATAAGTGTATTGCTCTCCCAATTTGGCGTCCTTTATTATAGTCTTATGACATGCTCGAATAGAACTGCTATTCAATATTACAGAAGTAAAATGGAAAAAGCAGCAGCTATTTTTCTTGGCAACTATTGTTATTTTCATTAGCTgttttcttcaaaatatctatTGGTATTAACATCATTTGTTCAGACGTGTATCTTAATTTCGTATTATGTTGTACGCATACATACAAAATTACTTCAGGGCAATCTAAGACTAACCCCCAGCTAACAAAACTaaaagtccaaaacctttaACTATGGCAATGGCCCAGGTATCTCATTTACAAGATTCATATCCTCCACAGTCTGAAATAcatctttcttttccttcttccatttcttgATGAGATTACTATCAGAAGGCTGGAGAGAGCATGGGGTGGCGGGAACAGAGTTTTCCCTTGTCTTTTCAAGATATTCCCTCTGTTTCGAGTCATCAGCAAGACAAAGCACAGAATCTGCACATACTTCCATGGCATTACGTGGAGGGACTGGCTTGAAGTCCTGCAACTTTGAGTACTCGGTGATGAGATGAAACATGTAATCATAGACTCGATCCATGTTTAGGTTTTCCATATACTGCTGCCCTCTTCTTCCTATTGCCTGAGCCTGTTCAGTCATTTATGAGAGGAATATTATAGCCAAGATCATGTTGTTTTCATGAAAAAGACTTAAGTTCACAGAAGATCTTCTTAATAAGTGAAGCATACCTCAGCTAGGTGTCCATGACCCCAGTCAACAGCAGATTTTATGGAAGGACATATTGCATTAGGAGAGATGGGCCAATAGTTAACCTTGGGAAAGAGGCCGCGGCTGAAGAAATCCTCATATTCCGGTGTTATTACTAATGCCAGAGAACCGCATGATAAGATATATTTCAAACTTACAGACCAAGCATAGCCTTCAGCATAGATCTTATACCTACAAATGGGGGAAAGAAATAATTTATGAGCTGCAGGATTAGAACCGCATGCCAAATTTCATTTAGACGATAATAGATCAGTAGAATACAGCTATAAGTGGAATGGTGGGTACATAACAATTATTCATCAATCAAGAATAAAGAGGAAACAATTTCATGGATAGTTGCAATAAGTCAGTAGCCCAGGTTTAGACTTCTGTTAAATAAAAGAACAAATGCAATAGTGTGTGTCAAAACTCGAGTTCTGTCTTAAGGTTAAGAGGCTGCCACCACATGGGGGTTATAAACGGGAAACAGCATCATTTTCTTTGATAGTTTGATACAGAAAAACTGGACGagaaagaccaaaaaaaaaaaaagattgcaaAAGACTATAAAGTAGAATCAACAGTCGAACAATGTGACAATCTATTATACTGTTAACTGACAAGCTGCATCTTCTTAACTAACCGATCAACCAATCCAATGAGATGTATGATGAACTGATGAGAGGTCATTACCAAAAGAAGCTGTACTTACCGATGATTGCACTGCTTAGATAGTTCGGACTGCTTGAAACCAGCCTTTGCTTCCTCATCCCAATCCTATAAAGTAAATATTAACAGATAATGTCAGGTCTGGACTTAAGGAATACCACTTccacaattaaatatgaaagaAATTGACATTGTAATTTCAACTCAACCTGACGCATTATCTGCGCTCTATACGTCTTTGAATCATTACAGTTGAGTAACTCTTCACGAACACGGGAGCCAACATCTGGATTTCCTTTCCAATATGCCAGAAGCTCCTTCTTTCTCCAAGTCGTTTCCTGACCACCCAGTTTGATAGCCTGGAACTCCTCAGTCCACGGCTCTATATTTGTTTCTGGCCTATGCATAATCATAAACTATAATGAgaatcaaaaataaaatcatCACCAGGCATTTGTTGCCCAGATAAATGACAACTTCACCTAAACTAAATACATCAATAATCACCAGGCTATAGGTACTAAGTCGGTCTCAAATTTGGGACAGGCTTGAAATTGACACTAAAGTTTTATGAACAAACATCACTAATCCTAATGCATacgaagcataattaccaacaatgagCTATGATTATACCGTAAGTAAATAAGAAGACAAGAGAGACTGATGATTCTTACCATCCCCAGAAAGACCAATCAGGAAATGGGATATCAAAGTGGTCGTCATTGGTGCAATACCGGAGCAGCGGCAAAGGCTTTGCGACATGCTCTGTCTTCTTAATGCTAGGCTTGTCCATGCAATCaaacataaaatccacatcaggAACCCTCCCAGGGTACCTCTTAAGCATCTGCAACAACCCCCAAATCGTAAACATAGCCCGGCTCTGCACACAAGCGTAGTACAAGTCCACATACAACTTCCCTCGTGAAATCACCACTCGGAAAGCAGCGTATCTCTTTGCCTCCTCAACATGAGCCTTAGAAATCTTGGTCTTGGCCCACGGCTCCAGATCCTGGTGAATCCACCGGAAAAACTCCGGGCATTTCGGGGCTTTGGCAACGGAAGTAGCAGAACGTCGATGCTCTTCTTCTTGTTTCGTGTCGTTGCCTTGGTTTCTGTAGCGGCAGGCGAGGTAGGAGCACTGGAGGAGCTTGTATGCCCGGCTGGGGAGCGCGTCGTGGTTGAAGGTCTTGGGCTTGAACAGGTGCCACGGCGTCGGCTTTAGGTTGTGGCCGGCGACTGTCCTGGTCTGAGTGGCGAAATCGTTCACCTGTTCGACAAAATGTCTAAATGAAATTAGTAATGATC harbors:
- the LOC133731883 gene encoding probable pyridoxal 5'-phosphate synthase subunit PDX1, whose product is MADSGVVTVYGKGAIYETGSAKKSSYPVKVGLAQMLRGGVIMDVVTPAQARIAEEAGACAVMALERVPADIRAHGGVARMSDPQLIKEIKRSVTIPVMAKCRIGHFAEAQILEAIGVDYVDESEVLTVADDDNHINKHDFQVPFVCGCRNLGEALRRIREGAAMIRTKGEAGTGNIVEAVRHVRSVMGEVRVLRNMDDDEVFTFAKKIAAPYDMVMQTKQMGRLPVVHFAAGGVATPADAALMMQLGCDGVFVGSGVFKSGEPARRARAIVQAATHYSDPEVLAEVSCGLGEAMVGINLSDNNVERYAYRSE
- the LOC133731904 gene encoding uncharacterized protein LOC133731904 — encoded protein: MRISPRTTARSPSYILPSVIGLCCLSLLFMLYKVNDFATQTRTVAGHNLKPTPWHLFKPKTFNHDALPSRAYKLLQCSYLACRYRNQGNDTKQEEEHRRSATSVAKAPKCPEFFRWIHQDLEPWAKTKISKAHVEEAKRYAAFRVVISRGKLYVDLYYACVQSRAMFTIWGLLQMLKRYPGRVPDVDFMFDCMDKPSIKKTEHVAKPLPLLRYCTNDDHFDIPFPDWSFWGWPETNIEPWTEEFQAIKLGGQETTWRKKELLAYWKGNPDVGSRVREELLNCNDSKTYRAQIMRQDWDEEAKAGFKQSELSKQCNHRYKIYAEGYAWSVSLKYILSCGSLALVITPEYEDFFSRGLFPKVNYWPISPNAICPSIKSAVDWGHGHLAEAQAIGRRGQQYMENLNMDRVYDYMFHLITEYSKLQDFKPVPPRNAMEVCADSVLCLADDSKQREYLEKTRENSVPATPCSLQPSDSNLIKKWKKEKKDVFQTVEDMNLVNEIPGPLP